One Glutamicibacter halophytocola DNA segment encodes these proteins:
- a CDS encoding alpha-mannosidase — MHDDTSLTTGRVKRVLQERVLPAIYSQSVPLKVSWHELPGEPVTPGEGLALEFSPTQVGTPWGAAWGTTWFHLQGTVPASWAGRRVEAVIDLGFDVNMTGFQCEGLVYRPDGITIKALNPRNQWVPIAESAAGDEVVDLYLEAASNPVLLDHHPFLPTEQGDILTSSSRKLYTTRRMDLAVFESAVHDLALDLEVLLDLQEQLSQGPRKMQILQALDNALDVLDLQDITGTAQRARGELAGVLSAPAEHSAHQISAIGHSHIDSAWLWPLRETIRKVSRTCSSMVELLGDEPEFLYGMSSAQQYKWLKTHRPEVWDRVKQAVADERFLPLGGMWVESDTVMPSGESLVRQFLYGQKFFRDEFGMASKGVWLPDSFGYSPALPQLMRRAGFEWFFTQKISWNQQNKFPHHSFDWEGIDGSRIFSHFPSMDTYNSQLSGEEVAKASRQFREARVANNSIAPVGWGDGGGGTTREMTGKAKRLANLEGSAQVRWEHPNDFFDRAKAELPNPPVWVGELYLELHRATLTSQHQTKQGNRRTEQLLVEAELWAATAAAYTGAEYPYEQLDELWETVLLHQFHDILPGTSIAWVHREVVARYARVVEQAEQLIHEAQQRLAGTGSAPITFNSAAFTRNTLAFGEAKALDSRPTSQVQATAADGGYVLDNGVIRVVINAQGLITSAVDLATGREAIAPGQEANLLQLHQDFPNMWDAWDVDKYYRNQVTDLRDCDSLELASREDGSQVITIRRSFSKSAVVQEVSLAPGERTVQIFQSTDWHEAEKFLKVAFPLDVRAEQIAAETQFGYHKRVTHVNTSWEAAKFETSMHRFALAEEPGFGVGVINDSIYGFDVTRDAKDAQVTTTMRLSLLRAPRFPDPQTDQGLQTHRYGLVVGADVAAVTKAGALLNSAERTISGSRPVAPLARITGEGLVVSSVKLAADRSGDLLVRVYESLGRRARGELQLNVPVATATAASLLEDPLDDGAIGLADGSLPLALGPFEVRTLRFSLAQ; from the coding sequence ATGCACGACGACACCTCACTGACCACCGGTCGAGTCAAACGAGTACTGCAGGAGCGTGTCCTGCCTGCCATCTACTCCCAGTCGGTTCCCCTGAAGGTGTCGTGGCATGAGCTTCCCGGCGAACCAGTCACCCCGGGCGAAGGGCTGGCCCTGGAATTCTCGCCAACACAGGTGGGCACCCCATGGGGTGCCGCGTGGGGCACCACGTGGTTCCACCTGCAGGGCACGGTTCCCGCCAGCTGGGCTGGGCGCCGCGTCGAAGCAGTCATCGACCTCGGCTTCGATGTGAACATGACCGGCTTCCAATGCGAGGGACTGGTCTATCGCCCGGACGGCATCACCATCAAGGCGCTGAACCCGCGCAACCAGTGGGTGCCGATCGCGGAATCTGCCGCTGGCGATGAAGTGGTCGATTTGTACCTTGAAGCCGCATCCAATCCGGTGCTGCTGGACCACCACCCGTTCCTGCCAACAGAGCAGGGCGATATTCTCACCTCCTCGAGCCGCAAGCTCTACACCACTCGCCGCATGGATCTGGCAGTCTTCGAATCAGCCGTCCATGACCTGGCACTGGATCTCGAAGTGCTGCTGGACCTTCAGGAGCAGTTGTCCCAAGGCCCCCGGAAGATGCAGATTCTCCAGGCCCTGGATAACGCCCTGGATGTTCTGGACCTGCAAGACATCACCGGCACGGCGCAGCGGGCCCGCGGCGAACTCGCCGGGGTGCTATCCGCACCCGCCGAGCACAGCGCGCACCAGATCTCGGCGATCGGGCACTCGCATATCGACTCCGCGTGGTTGTGGCCGCTGCGTGAAACCATCCGCAAGGTTTCGCGCACCTGCTCGTCCATGGTTGAGCTGCTCGGCGATGAACCCGAATTCCTCTACGGCATGTCCAGCGCCCAGCAGTACAAGTGGCTGAAGACCCACCGCCCCGAGGTGTGGGACCGGGTCAAGCAGGCTGTTGCCGACGAGCGCTTCCTGCCCCTGGGCGGCATGTGGGTCGAGTCCGATACCGTGATGCCCTCCGGCGAATCGCTGGTTCGCCAATTCCTGTACGGCCAGAAGTTCTTCCGCGACGAATTCGGGATGGCCTCCAAGGGCGTGTGGCTGCCCGATTCCTTTGGCTACTCCCCTGCCCTGCCGCAGCTGATGCGCCGCGCCGGCTTCGAGTGGTTCTTCACCCAGAAGATCTCATGGAACCAGCAGAACAAGTTCCCGCATCACTCCTTCGATTGGGAAGGCATCGACGGCTCGCGCATCTTCAGCCATTTCCCTTCCATGGACACCTACAATTCGCAGCTTTCCGGCGAGGAAGTGGCCAAGGCATCCCGCCAATTCCGTGAAGCACGCGTCGCCAATAATTCCATCGCCCCGGTGGGGTGGGGCGATGGCGGAGGCGGCACCACACGCGAGATGACCGGGAAGGCCAAGCGCCTGGCCAACCTCGAAGGCAGCGCCCAGGTGCGCTGGGAACACCCCAACGATTTCTTCGACCGGGCCAAAGCGGAGCTTCCGAATCCCCCGGTCTGGGTGGGCGAGCTCTACCTGGAACTGCACCGTGCCACGCTGACCAGCCAGCACCAGACGAAGCAAGGGAACCGCCGCACCGAGCAATTGCTGGTGGAAGCCGAATTGTGGGCCGCCACCGCCGCCGCATACACCGGCGCCGAGTACCCCTACGAGCAGCTGGACGAGCTCTGGGAAACCGTGCTCCTGCACCAGTTCCATGACATCCTGCCCGGCACGTCCATCGCATGGGTGCACCGGGAGGTCGTGGCACGCTACGCCCGGGTCGTCGAGCAAGCCGAGCAGCTGATCCATGAAGCCCAGCAACGGCTGGCCGGTACCGGATCCGCGCCCATCACCTTCAACTCGGCAGCATTCACCCGCAACACGCTGGCCTTTGGCGAAGCCAAGGCGCTGGACTCCAGGCCCACATCCCAGGTACAGGCAACTGCCGCCGACGGCGGCTATGTCCTCGATAACGGCGTGATCCGCGTGGTGATTAATGCCCAGGGCCTGATCACCTCGGCGGTGGATTTGGCGACGGGACGCGAGGCCATCGCGCCGGGCCAGGAAGCCAACCTCTTGCAGCTGCACCAGGACTTCCCGAATATGTGGGATGCCTGGGACGTGGACAAGTATTACCGCAACCAGGTCACCGATCTGCGCGATTGCGACTCATTGGAGCTGGCCTCGCGCGAGGACGGCAGCCAGGTCATCACCATCCGCCGCAGCTTCTCCAAGTCCGCCGTGGTGCAGGAAGTGTCGTTGGCTCCCGGCGAGCGCACCGTGCAGATCTTCCAGAGCACCGATTGGCACGAGGCAGAGAAGTTCCTCAAGGTGGCCTTCCCGCTGGATGTGCGCGCCGAGCAGATTGCCGCCGAAACCCAATTCGGCTATCACAAGCGCGTGACCCACGTGAACACCAGCTGGGAGGCCGCGAAGTTCGAGACCTCCATGCACCGTTTCGCCCTGGCTGAGGAACCCGGCTTCGGGGTCGGGGTGATCAATGATTCCATTTACGGTTTTGACGTCACCCGCGACGCCAAGGACGCCCAGGTCACCACAACGATGCGCCTGTCCTTGCTGCGTGCTCCGCGCTTCCCCGATCCGCAAACGGACCAGGGACTGCAGACCCACCGCTATGGCCTGGTCGTTGGCGCGGATGTTGCCGCGGTGACCAAGGCCGGAGCCTTGCTGAACAGCGCCGAGCGCACCATCAGCGGTTCCCGGCCCGTGGCTCCTTTGGCGAGGATCACCGGCGAGGGGCTGGTGGTTTCCAGCGTGAAGCTGGCCGCTGACCGTTCCGGCGATCTGCTGGTGCGAGTCTACGAGTCGCTGGGCCGCCGTGCCCGCGGCGAGCTGCAGCTCAACGTCCCGGTGGCCACAGCGACTGCGGCGAGCCTGCTCGAGGATCCGTTGGATGACGGCGCGATCGGCCTCGCCGACGGCTCGCTGCCGTTGGCGCTGGGCCCCTTCGAGGTGCGCACCCTGCGCTTCAGCCTGGCGCAGTAG
- a CDS encoding sigma-70 family RNA polymerase sigma factor has translation MEESPATLACSPGPSALPRPRPGGAKAPQDAQLVSEIYREHADALRRFALRGYCSREEADDVVQETVLKVWKAAPEITGSLRGYLFATARHVIIDEHRRAAARIHADLLGDADPAAAGAEDGNVQVLDRLLMQQALMRLSAEHRLVVLHLHFFGSTVAQAAHDLDIPEGTVKSREHYALRNLRGILAEMGEEP, from the coding sequence ATGGAAGAATCACCGGCCACCCTGGCGTGTTCTCCAGGACCTAGTGCCTTGCCCCGGCCACGACCGGGCGGAGCCAAGGCGCCCCAGGATGCCCAGCTGGTGTCCGAGATCTACCGCGAGCATGCAGATGCCCTGCGCCGCTTCGCGTTGCGCGGGTACTGCAGCCGGGAAGAAGCCGATGACGTGGTGCAGGAAACCGTGCTGAAAGTTTGGAAGGCCGCACCGGAAATCACCGGGTCGCTGCGCGGGTACCTGTTTGCAACGGCGCGGCATGTCATCATCGATGAGCATCGCCGGGCCGCGGCGCGCATTCATGCCGACCTGCTGGGCGATGCGGATCCCGCAGCTGCCGGAGCCGAGGATGGCAATGTCCAGGTTCTGGACCGGCTGCTGATGCAGCAGGCGCTGATGCGCCTGAGCGCCGAGCATCGGCTCGTCGTGCTGCATTTGCACTTTTTCGGTTCCACGGTGGCCCAGGCAGCCCATGACCTGGACATTCCCGAAGGCACGGTGAAGTCCCGGGAGCACTATGCCCTGCGCAACCTGCGCGGGATCCTGGCAGAAATGGGCGAAGAACCGTGA